The genomic region ACCTGTTTGTGGCCATCGATCGGGCCACGCGTTGGGTCTTTGTGCGTCTCTATCACAGCAAAAGCGCCCGCCATGCGCGGCATTTTCTGGCGGCGCTGGCCAAGACCGCGCCGTTTAAGATCGAAAAGATTCTTACCGATAACGGAAAAGAATTCACCGATCGCTTTGTCACCCGGGGTGAACGGACCCCGACCGGACAGCACGTCTTCGATCAACTGTGCACGGAACTGGGCATCGAGCATCGACTCATCCGCCCCAAAAGGCCTCAAACCAACGGCATGGTGGAGCGATTCAACGGGCGTATTGCCGATATCCTGCGTACGTATCATTTCCGCTCCGGAGAGGAACTGGAAACCACCCTTCGACGATACGTCTGGTTGTACAATCATCAAGTGCCTCAGAAAGCCTTGGGGCATATTCATCCAGTGCAAGCCCTGAAAAATTGGCAAAGGTCACACCCACACTTGTTTCATAAACGTGTCGTCAATCATCCGGGACACGACAATTATCGACTTTACGGATACGGGCTCCAACCAGTTTTTGAGGCGTTCTTTTTGGATTATGGAGTCTCTTAATCCCTTTTTCATCAGGTCAATTTCTCGAGCATTCAAATCGAAGAAACAGCGAAAGTTTTTCAGTCTTAATCCCTTTTTCATCAGGTCAATTTCTCGAGCCAACGGGTCGCAAGCAATAAAAATCTACCGGCTCGTCTTAATCCCTTTTTCATCAGGTCAATTTCTCGAGTTCCAAGCGCTAAAAAGGATAGAGGGGATTCCCCCGTCTTAATCCCTTTTTCATCAGGTCAATTTCTCGAGCTTGGTCATTGACAAAGTCGGTCTCGGACTATGGTCTTAATCCCTTTTTCATCAGGTCAATTTCTCGAGTAACGGTAACGATACGGATCGGTCAAGATCCGGTAGTCTTAATCCCTTTTTCATCAGGTCAATTTCTCGAGAAGAGGAGATAGACAATGAAAGCGAAAGTAACCACGTCTTAATCCCTTTTTCATCAGGTCAATTTCTCGAGAAACCATTGTATTTTGTCTAGCGTTTGCTAGACGTCTTAATCCCTTTTTCATCAGGTCAATTTCTCGAGGGAAATGGGATGACATCCTGTTATCAGGAATTGAGTCTTAATCCCTTTTTCATCAGGTCAATTTCTCGAGAATTCATTCCCAAAACTTGCGACCTGGCTAAAGAGTCTTAATCCCTTTTTCATCAGGTCAATTTCTCGAGTAGCCCCCCCCCAAGAAACCGGCACCGCGCCGCCGTCTTAATCCCTTTTTCATCAGGTCAATTTCTCGAGAGCACCCCCTAATTTTCTTTTTAAAGATCAACACCTTACAAGAACCCTTGAAGAAATTTTTTGACGCCAAAAAGTTGACGCTCATTTCGGGCCTCAATGGCTTTCCTCGTCCTTAAATCTAGCACCGGTCAAGCCTTCTGGCAATGTCACGCCGCTCAACACGATGCCGTCCATCCAGTTCGGTTTGCCCCACCACTGCCAGTCGGGACGTTGCGGGAGTGGATAGATGCGGACGTCGTCCTCGCGTGGATCGATCAACCGATCGAGTCCGGCGATGATCCGGCCCAGTTTTATCGGCTCGATATGCAACAGAAACACCGAATACTGCAGCGGAATGCCGATTTTTTTGAGATACCGATGGACGCGGCTCAATCGTTTCGGATCGCTGATGTCGTAACAGGCCAAGTGCGGGCGTTTGGTGCGTAATGTCATCAGGTGTAGGCCTCGCTTTGTTCGAGCCAGCGCCACAGACGGCCGATCCAGTTGCGGGTACGGTCGCCGATGGCGGCGGCGTGGGTTTCGTAGCAGGCGGTAATGGCGTGTTGATCCGCGGGGCCCGCCAGGCGTAGGCGTCCGCCCAGCGCCCATTCCCACCATTCCCATTCCAGCAGGCCGGTGAGATAACACACCAGGCCGCGCCAGTCGTGAATCGGTTCGAGGATGGCCGGCTGGATGCGGTAGGCGGTCAGGGTTTCGCCCACTTGGGCGGCGGTCAGGGGGCGCAACCGATGCAGCAGGCTTGGATGCATCCGCCGGCGCCGGTGCTTGAGTTCCGCGCCGAGCGCCTGTCGAACCGCGCGGATGCGTAGATCGGGCAGGTGCAGTTTTTGCCGTCGAAGCAGGGCGAGCAAGCGCGAGCGGCTGTGGCTGCGGAACCAGTCCACCAAACGCTGGGGACCGTCTTCCAGCGAAAAGTAGGCATCGAGCAAGCGGTTGAATCCGGAATCTTGGGGATAGGCGCCGAAGCTCATGCCCAGGAGTTGTCCTTCGCGGTTCAGGAAGGTGACGGGGACGCCGCGGCGCAGGCATTCCAGCATCGCCGGGCTGGTCCAGGCGATCGGGCCGCGGCTGACGACCCGGCTCAGGCGCGGCAGCGGGAAATGGCGATCGGCCTGGCGGCGGGTCACGACTTTCAGGGCCGGTCCGTCCAGGCTCACGCGCCGAACTTCGGGGGCGTTGAGGTAGAGCGGTTGCATCAGGATTCCTCCAAAGCGTTCAGGTAGCGCACCAATTCCCGGCACTGACGGCGCAGGGCGCGTTGAAGCGGGGCGATGTTTTGTTCGAAAGCGGCGAAAAATCGGTTCCGCCCGGCTTTGTCGAGAAAGCAGCCGCCGCCGCGATACTTGAAATGATCCGAGCGCAGTCGGCGATCCCGGAACCATTCGTACACCCAGCCGTCCACCGCCGGCCGCCATGGTTCGATCAAATCGCACGCCAGCGATTCCCGGCCCCAGGCGGGGTGATGGTAGAACCCCACTTGGGGATCGAGCCCGGCCGCCCAGGCGGCTTGCACCGCGCGGGCGTGGAGGAGGGTATAGGCGAGGGACAAGGTGGCGTTGACCGGGTCGGGCGGCGGTCGGCGCTTGCGTCCGGAAAAACCCAGGGATGGGGCGAACAGCGTCCGGTAGGCGCCGAAAAATACCTGCGAAGCGCTGCCTTCAAAACCGCGTAGGGCAGTTAGGCTTGCCGCGGTATTTATTTGTCCCTCCGAAGATTCCAACCGCTGGACGGCGGTCATTAGGGCCGGACACAGGTCGGGGCGGTTCCCGGCGGTCTCGGCCAGTAGGCGCCGATGGCGACGGACTTTGGCCTGAATCCATCCCTTCGCCCGGGCCAACCGTATCGCTTCGTCATCGGCGGTACGATATTGCGCCAGGCGAACGGTGACATCGTTGTGGCCGGTCCCCAGCACCTGAGCCCGCCGATCCAGACGGCGCGGATCGAGCAGCAGCACGGTCACGCCCCGTTCGGCGAGGCGGCCGAGCAGCAGGGTGTCGAGGCCGGTTTTGGCGCTGATCACCAGGCGTTCCAGCAGCGCCAGAGGCACCGCCTGACGACCTTCGCGGTGACGCACCACCAGGACGTCGCTTTCCAGGGTGATTTCGCTGCCGCTGCGATCGAGATAAAAGGTGCTCATGGCGGTTCAGCCCACGTAGAACCAGTCCGGATCGGTGGGGGTCACCGCCCGTCCCAGCGCGGTGACTCTCTGGCGCGGATCGAGACGGATCACCAGCAGGGCGTCGGCGTCTTCCTCGAGCACCTGGCACAGATCGGCGATCATGCGGCCTCTCTCCGCCGCCGTCAGCCAGCATTCGTGGACCGATTTCTGCCCGCCGGTGGCGTAGCGGCGCGTGATGTGGAGGGCCGCCTTGAGTCGGCGCGGCTCGCGCACGTCGTAGGCGACCAGGTAGAGTTTGCGTCGAATTTTCATGGGTGAGGATTTAACCCCTTTTCGACGCGGCGGGCCGGACCGGCAAGCTTACCCAAGTTCTCAGGAACGCCAGCGCAGGGGACCGAAGTTCTCGTAGTCGCTATTTCCGGGACGGTGCTGATAGAGAATCAATTGAGCGGCGTTGGCGAATTCCGCCCCCACCAAGGCGGCGACCACCGCCGGGCCGGCGTGGAAATAATGCACCCGGTCGGCGCCGGCGGCCAGAATGTTGGCGACCATTTTGCGCAGTTCGCCGTGGAGGTCTTTCATGTCCTCGGGCGTCAGGGAGCGGTCGCGCCGGAGGGTGAAAATCCGGTCGTCGGGAATGTCTCGCAGTCCTTCCCGTCCGGCGCGAAATCTTTCCACGGAAGGGCGGATGTCCTTGTCTTCCAAAAGATCCACGATCAACAGCGCCGGCCGTTCGCCCGGCGTGCGCCGGATCTGCTCGAACCAGCGCCGCCTTCGGCGACTTTCGCCGAATACCACCTCGTACCAGGTCCAAATCACCGGCAGGGTGACGATCAAGCCCCACACCACCCCGATGGGATCGAGCCAATTCATGATGAAATCGGAAATCGGTTGCCACATGCTTTTTCGCGCGCCTCATCCCCGTTGGTATCCGATCCAATTCAGTTTAGTCCAAGGGGAAGGAGGCGGGCGGCGCGGCAGGCTTGCCGCTTATTCGGTGGCGGGTTTCCGATGCTCCTCGCGAAGCACCCGAAACGCTTCCAATCGCGCGTTGCAGCGCTCCAGGTCGTCGGCGGACAGTTCCCGGCCGCGCAATTCGGCGGGAATGTCCAGGGATAAATGGAGATAACGCCCGCCCCGGGCGCAGACTTCCCCGGCCAAATGCACCGGCAGGGTGCCGATGACCGTGTCGCCGGGCCGAACGGCGGTCACGTCCAGGTGGTCGACCCGTTCATCCACTTGAATTTTCCGTCGTTCGGCCCACGCCAGCGCACCGGGGTGGCGGGTGACAAACCAGGTTTTGGCCATGCCCCCTTACTTCAATCCTTGGGTCCGAAGAGGAACCACAGAATGAGCCCCACGACCGGGAGCAGGAGGATGATCACCACCCAGAGGACGACGCTTCCCGTCCCCGCGCCGCTGCGCACGGTGCGGACGATGGCCCAAACGTCCAAGATCAGTAGTACGAGCCCCAAAAAGCCGCCGACTTCGATTTCCATGATGGCACCTCG from Methylohalobius crimeensis 10Ki harbors:
- the cas2 gene encoding CRISPR-associated endonuclease Cas2, translating into MTLRTKRPHLACYDISDPKRLSRVHRYLKKIGIPLQYSVFLLHIEPIKLGRIIAGLDRLIDPREDDVRIYPLPQRPDWQWWGKPNWMDGIVLSGVTLPEGLTGARFKDEESH
- the cas2 gene encoding CRISPR-associated endonuclease Cas2; this translates as MKIRRKLYLVAYDVREPRRLKAALHITRRYATGGQKSVHECWLTAAERGRMIADLCQVLEEDADALLVIRLDPRQRVTALGRAVTPTDPDWFYVG
- a CDS encoding PLDc N-terminal domain-containing protein, with amino-acid sequence MEIEVGGFLGLVLLILDVWAIVRTVRSGAGTGSVVLWVVIILLLPVVGLILWFLFGPKD
- a CDS encoding SAVED domain-containing protein; this encodes MWQPISDFIMNWLDPIGVVWGLIVTLPVIWTWYEVVFGESRRRRRWFEQIRRTPGERPALLIVDLLEDKDIRPSVERFRAGREGLRDIPDDRIFTLRRDRSLTPEDMKDLHGELRKMVANILAAGADRVHYFHAGPAVVAALVGAEFANAAQLILYQHRPGNSDYENFGPLRWRS
- the csx16 gene encoding CRISPR-associated protein Csx16, which produces MAKTWFVTRHPGALAWAERRKIQVDERVDHLDVTAVRPGDTVIGTLPVHLAGEVCARGGRYLHLSLDIPAELRGRELSADDLERCNARLEAFRVLREEHRKPATE
- a CDS encoding CRISPR-associated endonuclease Cas1 → MQPLYLNAPEVRRVSLDGPALKVVTRRQADRHFPLPRLSRVVSRGPIAWTSPAMLECLRRGVPVTFLNREGQLLGMSFGAYPQDSGFNRLLDAYFSLEDGPQRLVDWFRSHSRSRLLALLRRQKLHLPDLRIRAVRQALGAELKHRRRRMHPSLLHRLRPLTAAQVGETLTAYRIQPAILEPIHDWRGLVCYLTGLLEWEWWEWALGGRLRLAGPADQHAITACYETHAAAIGDRTRNWIGRLWRWLEQSEAYT
- the cas1 gene encoding CRISPR-associated endonuclease Cas1 → MSTFYLDRSGSEITLESDVLVVRHREGRQAVPLALLERLVISAKTGLDTLLLGRLAERGVTVLLLDPRRLDRRAQVLGTGHNDVTVRLAQYRTADDEAIRLARAKGWIQAKVRRHRRLLAETAGNRPDLCPALMTAVQRLESSEGQINTAASLTALRGFEGSASQVFFGAYRTLFAPSLGFSGRKRRPPPDPVNATLSLAYTLLHARAVQAAWAAGLDPQVGFYHHPAWGRESLACDLIEPWRPAVDGWVYEWFRDRRLRSDHFKYRGGGCFLDKAGRNRFFAAFEQNIAPLQRALRRQCRELVRYLNALEES